One region of candidate division KSB1 bacterium genomic DNA includes:
- a CDS encoding lamin tail domain-containing protein: MKKGWLCVAGLLTAGLLVGAIYAQSNILLNEVYSRGTTEDPDWIELYNMSSQPVDISGFKIYDNGGKAGTKPKKEFPAGTVVPPLGVLVVVTEDGSASAFGLSSSGEIVWLEDATGAVIDTVAFPALATTESYARYPDGGEWRIVKRVTRGSLNGLVRMNEIYSRGTTTDPDWIEIYNDSPDTVDISGYKIYDNGGQSGSKPKKVLPAGAVVPPKGFWVVVTDNTGDAADFGLSSSGEKVWLEDTSGVVIDSVAFPAMDVTQSYARVPDGGPWGLVPTITRGSSNGGAVGVEVRSSAPETYRLTQNYPNPFNPRTQIELDLPTTAHVTLTICNVMGQKVKEVFDGMMVAGNHRIVIDCGDLPSGVYLYELRAGGFSASRRMVLLK; the protein is encoded by the coding sequence ATGAAGAAAGGATGGCTTTGCGTAGCGGGCCTTCTAACCGCAGGCTTGCTGGTAGGTGCCATTTACGCGCAGTCAAACATCCTGCTCAACGAGGTCTATTCTCGTGGCACCACTGAAGATCCCGATTGGATTGAACTCTATAACATGAGTTCACAGCCCGTGGACATCAGCGGTTTCAAGATCTATGACAATGGAGGCAAAGCGGGCACCAAGCCGAAGAAGGAATTCCCAGCAGGGACGGTGGTTCCGCCTCTGGGTGTGCTCGTGGTTGTCACTGAAGACGGGTCGGCAAGCGCCTTTGGTCTCTCCAGTAGTGGGGAGATTGTTTGGCTTGAAGATGCCACAGGGGCAGTAATCGATACCGTGGCCTTCCCTGCGCTGGCGACCACGGAATCGTATGCCAGGTATCCTGACGGTGGAGAGTGGCGCATCGTGAAGCGGGTCACCCGCGGCTCGCTTAACGGCCTGGTCCGCATGAATGAGATCTACTCGCGCGGCACCACCACCGACCCCGACTGGATCGAGATTTACAACGACTCCCCCGATACGGTAGATATCAGTGGTTACAAGATCTACGACAATGGTGGTCAGTCTGGGAGCAAGCCCAAGAAAGTGCTCCCCGCGGGCGCAGTTGTTCCACCAAAGGGGTTCTGGGTCGTCGTCACCGACAACACCGGAGATGCTGCCGACTTTGGACTTTCAAGCAGTGGCGAGAAGGTATGGCTGGAAGACACTTCAGGCGTGGTAATCGACTCGGTGGCATTCCCGGCGATGGACGTAACGCAATCCTACGCGCGGGTTCCGGATGGCGGGCCGTGGGGCTTGGTGCCCACCATTACGCGGGGATCAAGCAACGGAGGGGCTGTGGGGGTGGAAGTGCGGTCGAGCGCTCCAGAGACCTATCGCCTCACGCAGAACTATCCTAATCCTTTCAATCCTCGCACGCAGATCGAGCTGGACCTTCCCACTACCGCACACGTGACTCTGACGATCTGCAACGTGATGGGTCAAAAGGTCAAAGAGGTCTTTGACGGGATGATGGTTGCTGGAAATCATCGCATCGTGATCGACTGCGGTGACTTGCCTTCCGGTGTCTACTTGTATGAACTCCGGGCAGGAGGGTTTTCGGCGTCGCGTCGCATGGTGCTCCTCAAGTAG